One window of the Triticum dicoccoides isolate Atlit2015 ecotype Zavitan chromosome 3B, WEW_v2.0, whole genome shotgun sequence genome contains the following:
- the LOC119278442 gene encoding uncharacterized protein LOC119278442 → MLQELDRAAMAAVPSEIPTPLASTILLPAKRVKQDPSCPEPSSAVPAMEAAGWSTLSGDLVRRIADSFLANNDLDYYMSVRGVCPTWRATTDDPSSDTRDSRFHPRAWIVLDEDFQRDGRRVLLNTLTGRFLRKKLPLLLDYYIIGTSRGFFVLADRSPPHAACVFNPLTGCVVRFAAPVPREVGLSEVDYSLALALFCDSCRTIYKAAPDSERFVAVKTRSKKPAVYDCFRKAAVGGVYAEISALKSIAVAEMITFLPMFNAIAAQMQNRGYPEFPSDLPRDVKDIQSSLVVLSGQMLIVLGALFPFVCQVDIDATELEPLVSIGRFAIFISNRRCLAVDTDMFPSIEANCVYFIQLLGSSAYICKSNIEDRKVQRISESPDFVKRGKRFVLVACRPFTVIQLLSSYTINIPDSQLALQQMP, encoded by the coding sequence ATGTTGCAAGAATTGGACCGTGCGGCAATGGCGGCCGTGCCCAGTGAGATTCCGACACCCTTGGCCTCCACTATTCTTCTGCCGGCCAAAAGGGTGAAGCAAGATCCGAGTTGTCCGGAACCCTCGTCcgcggttccggccatggaggctgcAGGCTGGTCCACGCTCTCAGGCGACCTCGTCCGCCGCATCGCCGATTCCTTCCTCGCCAACAACGACCTGGACTACTACATGTCTGTCCGTGGCGTCTGCCCCACCTGGCGCGCCACCACCGACGACCCCAGCAGCGACACCCGGGACTCCCGCTTCCATCCGCGCGCGTGGATCGTCCTGGACGAGGACTTCCAGCGCGACGGCAGGCGGGTCTTGCTCAACACCCTCACTGGCCGCTTCCTCCGCAAGAAACTGCCGTTGCTACTGGATTACTACATCATTGGTACAAGTCGCGGCTTCTTCGTGCTGGCAGACAGGAGTCCTCCTCACGCCGCTTGTGTCTTCAATCCTCTCACCGGCTGCGTGGTCCGGTTCGCGGCGCCCGTGCCCCGCGAGGTGGGGCTCTCCGAAGTTGACTACTCGCTGGCGCTCGCCCTGTTCTGCGACTCATGTCGCACGATTTACAAGGCCGCGCCTGACAGCGAACGTTTCGTCGCGGTCAAGACGAGGAGTAAAAAGCCGGCAGTTTACGATTGCTTCCGCAAGGCGGCCGTAGGTGGTGTCTATGCAGAAATCAGTGCCTTGAAATCAATTGCAGTAGCTGAGATGATTACATTTTTACCCATGTTTAATGCGATAGCTGCACAGATGCAAAATAGAGGATATCCAGAGTTCCCCAGCGATCTTCCTAGAGACGTGAAGGATATCCAGAGTTCCCTGGTGGTTTTATCTGGACAGATGTTGATCGTCTTGGGTGCACTGTTTCCCTTTGTTTGCCAAGTGGACATCGATGCAACTGAGTTGGAGCCTTTGGTGAGCATCGGCAGATTTGCCATCTTCATCAGTAATCGGAGGTGCCTAGCTGTGGATACTGACATGTTCCCATCGATTGAGGCAAACTGTGTCTACTTCATTCAGCTTCTGGGTTCATCTGCATATATCTGCAAGTCCAACATAGAGGACAGGAAAGTACAGAGGATCTCTGAAAGTCCAGATTTCGTGAAGCGGGGCAAGCGGTTTGTCCTCGTCGCTTGCCGTCCTTTTACGGTCATCCAGCTTCTATCGAGCTACACCATCAACATCCCGGATTCTCAGTTGGCACTGCAACAGATGCCATAA